Below is a genomic region from Xylocopa sonorina isolate GNS202 unplaced genomic scaffold, iyXylSono1_principal scaffold0063, whole genome shotgun sequence.
GATAAATTTGAAAAAGCTTTGGCAATCAATTCATCAGTGGATTTTACAATGTGACAAAAGTTTTCTGGTAATGTAATACAGTGTGTGGATtgatctatttccattttaccatTCCCAATATCTAATAATTGTTTTGCAAATGGTTCAGAAGATTCATCTTGTTGTAATTGAACACGCATATTGGTCTTTAAAGATATTTTCTCCACATACCGCCATAAAACTGATGATTTGAGACATGCATTCAATTCATCTGCAGGTACTGAACGCGGTATAACTGGTAAAGTTTGTCGAAAATCATTAGCTAGCAAAATGAATGCACCACCAAAGAGCTGCTTATTTCCTCTCAAATCTTTTAATGTGCGTTTCAATGATTTCTTGTGTGCCATGGTGCTTTCATCCCATATTATTAAGCTGACGTGATCTTAGTACTTTTCCCATCCCAGAATATTTGCTAATATTACATGTAGGAGTTTCAGTTACCTGCATATTTAATGGCATTTTCAATGCTGAATGTGCTGTTCGATCACCGTCCAAAAGAGTTGCTGCAATAACAAATGATGCAATAGCAAGTGCAATATTATTTTATGAACTTATTCTTGccagaataattaaaataagaaaAGTTTTGCCAGTGCCATCAGGTGCATCTAAGAAATATAAACCACAACTTTTGTTATATATTGCATTTATAATTGTATCATATGCTGTTCGTTGTTCTAATACCAATTTCGGCAGATTAATTCAAACAAATGTTTGTAATTCATTAACATTGAAGTGCATTTCTCGTTGTACATCACGATCGAAAATGTCATTACCAGATCTATTTAGAGTAATCATTCCCAATTCTGTCAGTGACTAGTTGACTATTGTCAAACATACATCCTCAATTAAAATCAATACCTCATTGTATATATTTGATGTACATTGAATGTTGGGATTAGCATTTAATCTACGCATGCGATGTAAAATGTCTTCGCTCATATAGTCTTTATATTTTTTCCAAAGATCCTTTGGATTAGCAGGAAAACATGTAGTTAgtatgatgtgtacgtatctgcTGTGGTTGAGctgtattagaagcattagcgaGTGAAATATCCCAATGAGCATCGTTTTCCAAGAGATTTCATTT
It encodes:
- the LOC143432237 gene encoding uncharacterized protein LOC143432237, with the translated sequence MAMYVLHVVRLARNEISWKTMLIGIFHSLMLLIQLNHSRYVHIILTTCFPANPKDLWKKYKDYMSEDILHRMRRLNANPNIQCTSNIYNESLTELGMITLNRSGNDIFDQQRTAYDTIINAIYNKSCGLYFLDAPDGTGKTFLILIILARITTLLDGDRTAHSALKMPLNMQVTETPTCNISKYSGMGKVLRSRQLNNMG